The sequence CGATTAGGGTTTGTTAATTACATTGGAATaataaagcatatatatatatatatatatatccaaaaatTAAGATCCttaattcctctctctctctctctctctctctctctctctctctctctctcaaaatgctTAGaccagaagaagaagatgcttcAGAGCTCAAAAATATTGGAGACGGCGGTACGTACGTACCTTCttaattttctcttatattcatTGGGTCCTTCCTAGGTTTCTTAATTATTAGTCATGTTTTTAATTACCATGGATAATGATATATGGTAAATAGAGAGAAACATAAAGTATTATAATCGTGGTGTGGTTTTCATCATGTTGTTTTGAATTCTCAAGTCTCCATTGATCATGGTTAGCATGAAATTCACCAGCTTGAATTGGAGGTCTCAACTCACATTTGATTTGGTTCTTTCCAAAATTTTTGAAGTCGGATAGGTTTAGCAAATgcgatgagatacaaaattctcatatcatctcattattacaattttttcaaattctcacacaaaatataaaaaataattaaattttttcaaatcccaaaacaataataatattaaaaaataatattttaaactttcatctaaaataaaaaattatcatctcgTTATCCAAATCTATCAATTTAATGAACAGTGAGATTGCCATTCTTCTTCAGCATCGATGTGAGCAGATGAAGCATTTGTCAGATTCCATGAATCGACTTGCTCAGTAATTGATCATCATAGGATCTGTTATCTTCCTTTTCCTGTTAAAATTTCTGTATCTGCAAATCAATATATCACTTATTTTGAAAGTTCTGAGttcacattttcatttttgagaaatttagaaaaatgatacgAACGTTTTTTACTATCCTGTTTTAAATgaaggacatttttttttataaaataatatatcctCAACTTAAAATATGGTTGTATAAATAGTTGTATATGTATTATTATTCTAAGATTTATgatgtcttctttttttcagaGTTTTCGAGAAGTCTTTACAGTATGTTAAGCTCTCTATTCGCTTCACAAATCAGGATTCTGTAAAGTAAGTTTGAGAGTATTCTTCAATTTTAAGACACAAAGGATCATgagcaaaatatttttgtccTTGTTATGTTctaaaaatgtttgaatgaaTACGAGGCATTCCTTTTCTACATTTTCTATATTCCTATCAGTTTCATATTTCACTGATTTCTTGAAGTATTTATAAAAAGCTTTGATTTAGTATATGCAGAGTACTCTCCCAATATTTGGAAACAAAAAGCATTTGAGAAACATCAATGTGGATTTCAAATTAGGAAAAAGCTATTATGTCGCTTGAAGTGTACCGATGAAGTTGCCCCCCATTGGATTGGACAAGAGAcattttcgtatttttttttttttttttttaaagttgatgATGTGGCTGTCGTGTGACAAGTTCACATCAATAGAGTAACTTATAGATACACTTACTcttcaaattatatttatatagaagtattgtttcatatatatatatatatatattcttaactaCCATGCTATAGAGTGTTAAGTtgtgacataccagttttggttttagggtatataagtaatttttctagtaaacttatatttttagaatttatatttttatgattatagttttatcagaatttatatgtactttatctttatattttctattatagttgagatttatgatttgttagagttttgttttaataaggatttttaaagtgtatcagattatgtactacggttttgttttgaaatttaaagtttaaaatttttcttctagtcaccgaacctcatcactttgttagcctctgttgagaacttcaaaccacccaacccgtatgtttctctcggtgattttgtttgttttgctagcgtcctagtggaacaccaactctaGTGCCGTGTATTTCCTCTACTCATGCACGTctatgctcttctagggtttctctaattctctatcaCCTACCATTATAAATATCGCTTACCTCGTACGAGAGGAGTATCTCGTGAGCCACTCCAAAGCATCTGCTTCTGAAAcacccagagtaccaaaacactgccgtttaagccttagattcttccaaccgccgccgaccaccataggacatcagagcaccacccgtggaaccagaaactgccgaccagctcagccccagcacacccactcccttccggtaagatCTCGACCGCCGCAGCCTTGTTTTTGTTTCGGCAGTTCTCGgttcagtctctctctctctctttctctcactcggtgCCGCACCATCGTAGGAACCTCCAGTCGCGCCGCCGACCACTCCCAGCCACTAGAACTGCCGTCGAGTTAGCCCCTCTCCCTCGGTGAGCTCCTCCATCGCAGACCCTTTCTCTCTACTCTGTGTTTTTGGTTGCCATGTACTCGGGTTCTTGAAGAACCCGTGGGTTTCTTTTTGATGCGCCTTTTAGGCCCGTATGGGGTTGGGATGGGCTTATTTTTCCTGTTTGGGCTCATGTAGTACAGTATTATATTTATTGGGCCAGAGTTTTGACTTTTTGcagattataataatgtttattgaatttgatcttattttatttcaataattattttagtgaattttattgagtttaatattactagttgagttattaaataaatatagttaattaaaggttcattttttaataaaaatgtttgaagaattagaaatatgtttttaaagaataatgttaagtctaatatttgagttaaatttcctttgtcaatttagtaagattttaataaaatttctatgttaagaatttaatggaatttattaagtttcttataagatttaataattatgttgagaaatgaaacttagtttaagaatttaagtttttgtgaattattttaaaatagctcgagtatttctactaaattataaattagtattttaagtaatttaaatactatgaattattgattttagtgttaaacaaatattggtttgactatattttagaatttcgaatttagttaagtaagatattagtatttatttatttccaaacaatttggtgatagttatttattgaatataggtctcaagttatgaagtattattcaagaagaaacgcatcgaggtaagtaaatttgatcataaattaggataatcacagttagcttatatgtatgtattatccaagccagttcattgatagccactatttatgaaccgctcatgtcatatgcaagcatgtcatctagcatagcatacgaccatgtcattccgcatcatgtttaaattcagaatttatgattatgtatgtagtatgtcatgcatctcatgtgtataagacacgtaagccatcttaaattcaagtgtaagataatatcagatcagttaataagatggccattcagatgcatggtaccaatacagttcagttcagggtggtgtgcaagccatgaactcagtcgtggtccaccatagtatgccagaatactatcagcggctccccttgcggccgcgggatgtggggccggtgcacaaccttgcacacagggttaagtgtgttggctagtcagataaatcagttaaatcagtcagatcagtctgttaattcagttaagacagtcatacatatcataagcatcagcatgaacagtcattaattttttttaagctcagcatgaaagttgttatgaaaatcttatgtttattacgtttacgttgtgatagatttcttactgagtcatcgactcattttagtttgttttcatgtttttaaccacccaggtgaagatgatgattacgagcaggcaggccaggagtagaaggaacatttatttttttttagttcagactttctaaaataaacatgttttttatgacatgaatttatttcaatttatttcatttaatgttttggaagacagttttatgagacatttttccgcataataaaagttcagttttttttaaattatgaaattatggaatctattaccggattatttttatggaaaatacgtgacactcctagcctaggggaagggggtgttacataaGTAGATACCAGATTGTTGAATTCGAGGTACTGTAGCCCATACCATACTAGcattaagttgaaaaaataaaaaaataaaaattgaaggaCTTTGGTCTGGATGATAAACTGAATACCTAGCTATCATGGTGTTATTTGTAATTATGCAGCTTGCTGTGGTTGGAAAGCTTTGCCCTGAAATTGTGGAGGAAGCTACTTCTGTTGTGCCATCTCCCAAGGTATTTACTTCTCTCTATAAAACATTATTGTCTCCCTTCTTTTAAACTGTTCATTATTGATACATGGGTTCAAGAGggcattagtttttttttttttttttttttctctgagtAAAAAGGTTAAAGAAGGAGCAATCCGAGGTGAGTTTTTCTATCTGAACGTGAATATAGTAGTGCCCAACCTGCTAAGAACCAAACTGGAGGGGCCTTGATAATAGAAAGCTGCAAGCGATCCCTCAAGTCGGGTTTGAGTCATATATAGATTAAAGCCCATCTCAACTAAAAAAGTTCATAAATTTTTAACCAACTAATAAcgataatattattcataaatgatcaaacatatatatcatactacCTTAAGCATAAGACTGTTCATCTGAGCCGAATTTTTTCT comes from Juglans microcarpa x Juglans regia isolate MS1-56 chromosome 8S, Jm3101_v1.0, whole genome shotgun sequence and encodes:
- the LOC121244277 gene encoding LOW QUALITY PROTEIN: DNA-directed RNA polymerase II subunit 4-like (The sequence of the model RefSeq protein was modified relative to this genomic sequence to represent the inferred CDS: substituted 2 bases at 2 genomic stop codons), with amino-acid sequence MLRPEEEDASELKNIGDSLSKSINLMNSEIAILLQHRCEQMKHLSDSMNRLAQVFEKSLQYVKLSIRFTNQDSVKXVXEGCYISRYQIVEFELAVVGKLCPEIVEEATSVVPSPKMEGRGYDDEAIDRLLNDLAVMIKKFA